The genomic region CACTCGGCCTCGCCCTGCACGCCCTCGGCGACGTTGAAGCAGCGCCGGCAGAACGCCACCCGGGCCTTGGCGTCGGCGATGGCCCTGGACAGGCGCAGGGCGTCCTCGGGCGGCAGCTTCAGCAGGTGGAAGGCGATGCGCTGGGCCGACTTCGGCCCGATGCCGGGCAGGCGCCCCAGCTCGTCGATCAGCTCCTGGACGGGACCGGCGTACACGGGGGGCGCTCAGCCCCCGAGCAGGCCGCCGAGGTCGAGCCCACCGAGGTCGAGGCCGCCCATGGCCCCCTGCTGGAGCTCGCCGACCTTGGCCATCGCGTCGTGGAGGGCGGCGAGGACGAGGTCCTGGAGCAGCTCGACGTCGTCGGGGTCGACGGCCTGCGGGTCGATCGTGACCGAGCGGAACTCCATGCCGCCCGTCACCCTGACGCGGACGACGCCGCCACCGGCCTGGCCCTCGACCTCGGTCTCGGCGGCGCGGGCCTGGGCGGCCACCAGCTGCTCCTGCATGGCCTGGGCCTGGCGCATCAGGGCGCCGAGGTCGGGGGTCTCGGACACGGTGCCTCCTCGCCGGCTCAGTCGCCGTCCACCAGCTGGGCGCCGGGGAAGGCCTGGGTCAGCCGGTCGATCCCGGACCGTACCTCGACGGTGGCGTCGGGCAGCGAATGCACGTCGACGTCGAGCAGGTCCTCGTCGTCGTCCTGGCGGTCGGGCGGCCCGCTCGGGGTGCCCTCGACGACGAGGCGGAGCGGGACGGGCCGGCCGAAGTGGGCGGCAAGGGTGGCCTCGACCTCGCCCCGCAGCGGCTCGCAGCGCTCCCGGTGGGCGGCGTTGGGCAGCGCGAACAGGACGACGCCGTCGGCGACGTCGACGAACCGGCCGGCGACGAACCGCACGCGGGCGGCCTTCGGCAGCCGGGGCACGACCTCGTCGGCCCAGGCGAGGGTGAGCTCGTCCCGGGTCGGCAGCGGGGCCCCGGCCGCTGCTGCGGAGGCGGGGCCGGCGGCGGGCGCCCCGGCCGGGGTCGGGGCGGGTGCCGCGGTCGGCGCCGTCGGTGCCGCCGCCCCCGGGACGAGGCCCGGCGCCGCGGCCGGACCGGTCGGTGCCGCCGCGCCCGGGACGGGGCCGGAGACTGCGGCGGGCGCGGTCGGTGCCGCCGCCCCCGGGACGAG from Acidimicrobiales bacterium harbors:
- a CDS encoding YbaB/EbfC family nucleoid-associated protein; this translates as MSETPDLGALMRQAQAMQEQLVAAQARAAETEVEGQAGGGVVRVRVTGGMEFRSVTIDPQAVDPDDVELLQDLVLAALHDAMAKVGELQQGAMGGLDLGGLDLGGLLGG